From the Xiphophorus maculatus strain JP 163 A chromosome 20, X_maculatus-5.0-male, whole genome shotgun sequence genome, one window contains:
- the LOC102227695 gene encoding interleukin-20-like yields MKMLLSSSVCAMLLLLLGFLNRPAESRTLHMDGCSANVHLHELHRYFSEIKSDAISADGEIGVKLLDASLMKNVQEGQTCCFVRLLLRFYVERVFSNYESSQPSQQRCSSALANAFVSIRREMHKCHCHCGEETQRTIDSVLASFDKLQIQQAAQKAVGELGTVLDWLEGLGSKS; encoded by the exons ATGAAGATGCTGCTCAGTTCTTCCGTCTGCGCcatgctcctcctcctcctcggttTTCTGAACAGGCCCGCAGAGAGCCGGACGCTGCACATGGACGGCTGCTCTGCCAACGTTCACCTCCATGAACTACACCGGTACTTCTCTGAGATAAAATCAGATGCG ATATCAGCAGACGGAGAGATTGGAGTAAAACTTCTGGACGCATCCCTGATGAAGAACGTTCAG GAGGGCCAGACGTGCTGCTTTGTGCGTCTCCTGCTGCGTTTCTACGTCGAACGAGTCTTCAGCAACTACGAGTCCTCTCAGCCAAGTCAGCAGCGCTGCTCCAGCGCCTTGGCAAACGCTTTTGTCAGCATCAGAAGGGAAATGCATAAATGT CACTGCCACTGTGGAGAAGAAACCCAGAGAACAATTGACTCAGTGCTCGCCAGCTTTGACAAG CTGCAGATCCAGCAGGCGGCGCAGAAGGCTGTAGGGGAACTGGGCACAGTGCTGGACTGGCTGGAGGGACTGGGATCTAAATCATAA